A genomic segment from Capra hircus breed San Clemente chromosome 15, ASM170441v1, whole genome shotgun sequence encodes:
- the LOC102182709 gene encoding olfactory receptor 56A3 — protein MTAHQNGSISTEISDFLLNCFVRSPRWQHWLSLPLSLLFLLAMGANATLLITIRLEASLQEPMYYLLSLLSMLDMALCLTVIPKVLAIFWFDLRSISFFNCFLQMYIMNCFLAMESCTFMVMAYDRYVAICQPLRYPSIITDQFVAKATIFIVARNVLFTVPIPILSVRLHYCGRNVIENCICANMSVSRLSCDDVTINSVYQFAGGWTLLGSDLILIFLSYTLILRAVLRLKAEGAVAKALSTCGSHFILILFFSTILLVFVLTHVAKKKVSPDVPVLLNVLHHVIPAALNPIVYGVRTQEIKQGIQRLLKKGW, from the coding sequence ATGACAGCACACCAAAATGGCAGCATCTCCACTGAAATTTCAGACTTCCTCCTGAACTGTTTTGTCAGGTCCCCCAGATGGCAGCACTGGCTGTCCCTGCCCCTcagtctcctcttcctcctggccATGGGGGCCAACGCCACCCTCCTCATCACCATCCGGCTGGAGGCCTCTCTGCAAGAGCCCATGTACTACCTGCTCAGCCTGCTCTCCATGCTGGACATGGCGCTCTGTCTCACTGTCATCCCCAAGGTCCTGGCCATCTTTTGGTTTGATCTCAGATCGATCAGCTTCTTTAACTGTTTCCTTCAGATGTACATCATGAATTGCTTCCTTGCCATGGAGTCCTGCACATTCATGgtcatggcctatgaccgctacgtGGCCATCTGCCAACCATTGAGGTACCCATCCATCATCACGGACCAATTTGTTGCAAAGGCAACCATCTTTATTGTAGCCAGAAATGTCCTTTTCACAGTGCCCATCCCCATCCTCTCTGTACGACTCCATTATTGTGGGAGAAATGTCATTGAGAACTGCATCTGTGCCAATATGTCGGTGTCCAGGCTCTCCTGTGATGATGTCACCATCAATAGTGTCTACCAGTTTGCTGGAGGCTGGACTCTGCTGGGATCTGATCTCATCCTCATCTTCCTCTCCTACACCCTCATACTGCGGGCTGTTCTGAGACTCAAGGCAGAAGGAGCTGTGGCCAAGGCCCTAAGCACATGTGGCTCCCATTTCATCCTTATCCTCTTCTTCAGCACCATCCTCCTGGTCTTTGTCCTCACTCATGTGGCGAAGAAGAAGGTGTCCCCTGATGTGCCAGTCTTGCTCAATGTCCTCCACCATGTCATTCCTGCAGCCCTCAACCCCATTGTCTATGGGGTGCGAACCCAGGAAATCAAGCAAGGAATCCAGAGGTTACTGAAAAAAGGTTGGTAA
- the LOC108637612 gene encoding olfactory receptor 56A3-like: protein MLPYSNSSLSTEVSEFLLNCFVRSPSWQLWLSLPLSLLFLLAMGANATLLITIWLEASLHEPMYYLLSLLSLLDMALCLTVIPKVLAIFWFDLKPISFSACFLQMFIMNNFLPMESCTFLVMAYDRYVAICKPLHYPSIITDQFVARALVFILARNTFLTAPIPILSARLHYCGRNIIENCICANLSVSKLSCGNIMLNKIYQLILAWTLLGSDLILIFLSYIFILRAVLRLNTKGAAAKALSTCGSHFILILFFSTILLVLVFTHLAKEKVSPDVPVLLNVLHHVIPAALNPIVYGVRTQEIKQGIWKLLRKGNDSRK, encoded by the coding sequence ATGCTGCCTTATAGTAACAGCTCCCTCTCTACTGAAGTCTCTGAGTTCCTCCTAAACTGTTTTGTCAGGTCCCCCAGCTGGCAGCTCTGGCTGTCCCTGCCCCttagcctcctcttcctcctggccATGGGAGCCAACGCCACCCTCCTGATCACCATCTGGCTGGAGGCCTCTCTGCATGAGCCCATGTACTACCTGCTCAGCCTGCTCTCCCTGCTGGACATGGCTCTCTGCCTCACTGTCATCCCCAAGGTCCTGGCCATCTTCTGGTTTGATCTCAAGCCCATCAGCTTTTCTGCCTGCTTCCTCCAAATGTTCATCATGAATAACTTCCTGCCCATGGAATCATGCACCTTCTTAGTCATGGCCTATgatcgctatgtggccatctgcaagcctctGCACTATCCATCCATCATCACAGACCAATTTGTGGCAAGAGCTCTTGTCTTCATCTTGGCCCGAAACACATTTCTTACTGCACCTATTCCCATCCTCTCTGCGCGGCTCCATTATTGTGGAAGAAATATAATTGAGAACTGTATCTGTGCCAACCTCTCCGTGTCCAAGCTCTCTTGTGGTAACATCATGCTTAACAAAATCTACCAGTTAATTTTAGCCTGGACTCTGCTGGGCTCTGACCTCATCCTCATCTTCCTCTCCTATATCTTCATCCTCCGAGCTGTCCTTAGACTCAATACAAAAGGGGCAGCCGCTAAAGCTCTGAGCACCTGTGGCTCTCACTTTATCCTTATCCTCTTCTTCAGCACCATCCTGCTGGTTTTGGTTTTTACCCATTTGGCCAAGGAAAAGGTTTCACCTGACGTTCCTGTCTTACTTAATGTCCTCCACCATGTCATTCCTGCAGCTCTCAACCCCATTGTCTATGGTGTTAGAACTCAGGAAATTAAGCAGGGGATTTGGAAATTATTGAGGAAGGGTAACGACAGCAGAAagtaa